Genomic DNA from Polycladomyces subterraneus:
CAAGACGATCGACGTGGTCGTGGAAGGACTGGACGAATCAAAATCAGTCATGATCATCTCCGACAAACCTGATGAGATATCTGAAGCCATTATGTACCGTCTGGGTCGTGGTGTAACGCATATTTATGGAAAAGGCGGCTACACCAAAGAGGAGAAGGAACTGCTTTACTGCATCGTGACGCGACTGGAAGTCGCCAAGTTGAAGAGCATTGTCAGCGAAATCGACCCGCACGCCTTTGTTGCAATCGAGCATGTCCACGATGTGTTGGGCGGACGATTCAAGAAAAAATCCATCCACTGACTGAGGGGTGATGACATGCTGGAAAAGGAACTGGACCTCGCCAAACCGGAAATCCCCGCCCATCCCGATCACAGTGTAGGCCTGATCCAAAGCATGGGCGATAAAATAAGCGCGATTTTCAAGAACCCGGTGGATTACCTGCTATTGCCACTGGGGCAGATTTTGTTGATCGTCCTGATCACGTTGATCGCCTTGCGTTTGGTTAACCGACTGATCGATCACATCTTGAAACTGAGCAAAACGGACAGTAAGCGTGCCGTAACCATGAGCAAGCTGATCAAATCGACGGCGCGTTATTCCATTTATTTCATCGCACTGTTAATGATTTTGGATCGGCTGGGCGTCAACATGACGCCGGTGCTGGCCGGTGCCGGGATCCTCGGTTTGGCGATCGGCTTCGGTGCGCAAAATCTGGTGCGGGACGTCATCACCGGTTTTTTCCTGATCTTTGAAAATCAGCTGGAAGTGGGCGATTTTGTCGAGATCAACGGCCAAATCACGGGCACGGTGGAGGAGATCGGGCTTCGGGTGACCAAAATCCGTGAATGGAACCAACGGCTGCACTACATCTCCAACGGTGAAATCACGCAGGTCACCAACTACAACCGCGATCGGATGCGGGCGATCGTAACTGTCACGGTTCCGTATGAATCCGATCTGGGCCGGGTGCACGAAGTGTTGGAAGAGGTATGCCGGGACATTCACAAGCGGTTCTCCCCCTATCTGCTGGAGGAACCGTCCGTATTTGGCGTGACCAATATCGAGCGGGATGGGGTGCAATTCACTGTCACCGCACTGAGCGATCCGCAGGAAGTGTGGCGGATTGAACGCGAATTGCGCAAAACCATCATCACCGCTTTCCAAGAACACGACATCGATGTGGCATACCCGCGGCAAATCTTGATGAGTCCGCCCGAGATCGCAATGATGCGGGCATCCACCCAACCAAGAGAATCATCAGAATCGCCCTCAACAAAAAAACAAGGCTAGGAGTTTCCCTCCCGGCCTTGTTTTTTAGAACGACGGGACCGTCAACGCCAAGACCGCCGCTACTCCGACCGCAATTGCCGTCCACAGCGCAACCCGCTTCAGATCATGGGTCAGCGTGACGATCGGATCAACCGTTTTTACCTCGGTCTGCTTTTTCTTCTTCCGTCCCATGCTTCATCCTCCTTTTTTCTTCGGCTTCCATTCGCTCAACGCATCCCACAGATAAAACGTAGCATAGCTTCGCCAGGGAGACCAATCCCGTCCGATCTTTCGGATTTCTTCTTCCCCCGGTTGATGTGCCAATCCGTACACGTAACGGACCGCGTTTCGAAGCCCAATGTCCGCCGCTGGCAAGAGATCGGGGCGCCCCAAACCGAACAGTAACAAACATTCCACTGTCCATCGCCCCACTCCCCTCAGGGGCAACAAACGCTCCATCACCGCTTCGTCTTCCATTGTCCACAAGGCTTCCAAATCCAATGTCCCCGAGACGACTTGACGGGAGATATCGATGACATACTCGGCTTTCCGCCGGTTGAACTGCAGAACCTGCAATTGCTCGTATTCAAGTGCGGCCACCCGTTCAGGCGAGGGAAACACAGGCAACGACTCCCCCTCAAACGTCAATCGTTCGCCCGCCAGGTCGATCAACCGCTCGATCAGCTTGGCGGCGAACGCCACGTTGAGTTGTTGGCTGATGACGGTTTTGATCAGGCACTCATACACCGAAGCATCTAACACCAGATGCAAACCCCTCCGTTTTGTGATAACCGGCCCCAGGTAAGGGTCTGCTTCCATCTGTCGATAGAAAGGGGTTAAATCCACATTCACCGAAAACATCCGCCGCAGTTTGGCTTCCACCCGTTCCCGTTCCGCCTCCGATGGATTACCGTGTACGTACACCGTCAACGAACGAGGTTCCGACTGCCAACCGATTTCCACCACATAAGGACGTCCCCCCGCCTCAATCGCCCGCACCAAACGTCCGTTATGTAAGCGGTAGCTGGACTTTTCGAATGAAGTGAGACGCCGGACGGTTGCCTCAAACGAGTAGGGATAACGGAGCGGAAACACCTGCTTCATTCACTCCCCCCCCTTTTCGTGGGGTTCCTGCCCGTCCATTTTATCGTATTTTTACGTCTCGCTCCACTGCCGTTCTCCTCAGGAAAAGGGTCTTGCGCTTATGCTCCGTATCCTTGAATCCAGGACATTGTCTAGAAGCCATTTCAAAAAGAATGAAATCTCATTATGCAATGGGCATAAACGCGGGCTAGATGTTTGAGCGTGAGCGAGTTTTGCACGCGGGCGACTGGCGTAGCGAGCCGGAAAAACAAGTGCAAAACACACCAGGTTGATCGATTTTGAAATAAGCTCTAGAAACTGCTGACAAAGCCGCTTCGGGTGACACCAACAATCCAGGAATCCTTCTTCAGGCACAGGGAGGCTCATTCCATCACATAGGATGTCGGCACCAACATCACCCGAACGTGTTTCTTGACGCCAAATTTTCGCGCCTCACTCAGGTCGTTCATAAACACATCGATCCGATTTCCCTTGATCGCTCCACCCACATCCTGTGCCGTACGATAACCGATGCCCTCGATATATACGCGCGATCCAATCGGGATTACCCTAGGGTCAACAGCGATGGTGACACCTTCTCTGGCTTTGGCACCGGATGCGGTGATACCGTAGTCGGGGTGACCCGGTGTTTTCCCCGTCGATTCCGGTCCGGCAGTGTATGCGGTCAGGGTAAAATCACCCATCGAAACTCCGCGGGACATCGCAGGAACAGAGCCGGATTCGCGTAGGGGTGCGTCAGTTTGCTGTTTTGTTTCGGGCACCCATAAAATCTGTCCCGTTCGGATGTGTGATGGATCATGCAAATGGTTGATCCGTGCCACGGTAACCACATCGGTCCCATGTTGTTTGGCGATCCGGTAAAGCGTGTCCCCATGTTGGACACGAACAGCGATGAGACCCTTTTTTTCCGCATACGCTTGCGGAGAAGAAGGAAAGTCGCCGCCCCAATGCGTCAAACCAATGATGGTGATGACGCCGACGATCAACCAGAAAGCGCGGTGTTTGAACATAGTAAAACCACCTCATAGATTGATAGATTCTGGTAACAGCATGACCGCGCTTTGCCGGTTTTATACTTAGATGGACGTTTTTCCTTCCGTTGCATAGGCGAACCACTATGCTTTACACCTACACGGATGAGGAGGAGCATGTCATCCGTTTCACACACCAACGTTTCCGCTTGTGTTGTGACCCCTAAAAAGAAAAAAGGCGCCGTTCGCGCCATCAGAACCGTCACCAACTAACGATTCACATCCGAATCATCCATATCATGCAGTTCATCTAGAGTCCGGGTGAAACTGGATCCGAAATGGCGAAGGAAATAGTCCACTTCCGGCATGTCGAGCGATTGCAGACGCCGCTCAATCTCCTGCCTGGCCACAGCGAACTCTCGGTTTCCTGCTGAAATCTCCATCTCGCATTTGAGATAGGCATCCAGCAAGTCGGCTGCTTTCACCCAATGGTGCAAATCGCCATCTTCACCATGAATCAACGGGCGGTAATGCCGGTGCAGCGGTTCGGGGATCATGTCGCACAACCGCTCCGCAGCCAAATTCTCCAACTCCCGGAATCCACCCAGCAGCTTATCGTTGTGATGTTTCACCGGGGAAGGAATGTCGCCGGTGATCACTTCCGTCACATCGTGAAACAATGCCAGTGTAACCGCCTTTTCCACTGGGATCTTCTTACCGAACACCTCGATGCCGATCGTACATAGGGCGTGTGTCAGCAGCGCTACGTGATAGCTGTGTTCCGCCACGTTTTCCGGCATCACGTTGCGCATCAGGCTCCATCTTCGAATCAACCGCAATCGATACAAATAGGCGAAAAATGCGTTCATTTTCCACCCCGGTTTCCGTTACTCTGTTTTAGATGATCGTCCGTATCACTTCCACATGCACCCTGAAGGGAAACAGATCATGAACGCTTTGGGCCCTCATTCATCCCTGGAATAAGGTACATTATACCCGTCCTCCGAGCAATGCCTTCCATAGACTGCGCACGGTAATCAATGCCGCCTCCCATTTATCCATCTTTTTCTCGGCGGCATTGTCCATGTACAATTCCTGACTCCAATCCGGTTTCTTCAGGCACCGCCGTTCATACTGTGCATGGATCATGATCAGGCTCAAAATGAAGATCAATCCGATTTGCGGGGAAATGATGGGATAATCATACATCCCGTGACCCAACAGCGCAAAAATGATCGAAATCAACAACCCTGCCAACCTCTTTTCTTCCTTCCGATTGGCCGTTTTCCGCCACCGCCGGGCTCGGTATGTCGTTACCACGATCAACGCCAAGAACAATCCCAGACCGATGACGCCGTACTCCGTCGCAATTCCCAAAAATACGTTATGCGCATGAAACATGTATTTGCCTGTCAGCTTGGCGAACAGTTGGCCGAAATGGAGCGGCAAAACGCCAAGCAACCAATGTTCCCGGAAAATTTGAAACGCATGCTGCCAGACAAAAATACGCACTTCCACCGTCGCAAACAGCGTCTCTTCCCGCGGGATCAGAGTTTGATTGGTATAGATCACACCGCCCAAAAGTAACAGTGCGCAGAATAACAACACCGTGCGACGGCGGTTTCCGGTCATCCACACCTGAACCAACAGACCGATCAACAAGCCCACCCATGCACCGCGGGAACCGGTACACCAAATAGCCACTGAATACAAGGCAAAAATCGCGAAGCAACCAACTTTTTTCCACGCTCCCCGGACCACCGAGGACGCGTAAATACTCATCAATGCCAAACAGATCAGCATGGCCGCAGCCAGATTGGAATTGGCCGCTGTACCCACACTTCGCTCCATGTCCGTCTGCCATAACGGATAAAACCCTAGCATGTACGTCCAAAACGACTTTTCGTGTGGCAACAGGTCCCACCGTTGCATAAGCACGACGATGGCGACATAAATGCCGCCCAGCCAAAATTGAAGATACAGCCGCTGAAGTTGTTGCCACGACCATTCCGTCAGATGTTTGATCCATATCGTCAAAAGATAATACAACCCGAACAGGATGATCGGGATGATACCGATGGGAATCCACCAGAACCACGAGGGATTAAACGCCCAGCTGATGAGGGAAAGAAACGCAAAACCAAGAAAAATCCCCTCGGGCCAACCGCGCACCGGCCATTTGCATTTATAGAAAAAAGGCGTCAAAAAGCCAATCCCCAGCGTCACCAACGGCGGCAGCCACGGCGACACTAAGATGCTCAAAAACAACAAATGGATGATGCGAATGGCCAGCTGTTGAGTCGATTCAATCTTCAAAGAGATGACTCCCTTTACCCAAAACCGGGCGAACCGAGCAATCCAGGCACTGATCCGGGTGTCGGTTTGCCCCAGCTTTTTGGAATAAATACCGGTATCCGGTATCACGATATCTGAAGGTTGTTTATCCATGGCTCTAATAACATCCTCATCCCATATCGATTACTACGTTTGAACCGCAGTCAGTTGTCAACGCTTAGTCACATCTGTGAATTTATACCTGCCCTTTGCATTATATCGATGGAAGCACAAAAGGGCAAGTAAAACAAAACCCCACATTTATGCCTTTATCAGGAACTCCGAAGACGGTTCGGACACCATCATCTCCAACACGGCCTCCACACTGTTGGAGGGATGGATGTGCTTACGCCATCGGAGCATATTCTCCCGTATGATTTGAAACCGATCCGGTTTACGCAACAACTGGGCAAAGCACGCGTCCAACTCCTCTTCGTTTTTCGCCTGGACAGCCAATCCGTGAGAAACAAGAAACCGACTGTTTTGCTCCTCGTGTCCGGGGATTGATCCATACAACAAGAGCGGTGTTCCCTTGGCGATCGCTTCCGAACATGTCAGCGCACCAGGTTTGGACAAAATGAGGTCGGCCGCATCCATCCAATCTGACAGCCTTCGAGTGTACCCCAAGACGCGAATGTGGGGGTGCTTCAGGGATGGATCGCTCCGCAACCACTGGTACACTTTTCGGTTATGCCCCGTGCAGACCACGATTTGCATCTCTTCTTTCCACTTGGCGGCCATCTGGACGAGCATGTCCGTACCGATGCCCAATCCGCCTCCCAGGATCAAAACGGTTGGCTTGTCCAACAAACCGACGCGCTGTCTGGCATGCAACCGATTCCCTTCTTCCCAAAACTGCACATCCGTGGGGATGCCCGTCACCTGAATGCGGCAATCCTCTACACCCAACTGCACCAGTTGTTCACGTACCTGGGGGGTGGGAACCAAGTAACGGTCCACTTCGGGATGAACCCATGAGCCGTGTGCTGTGAAATCGGTGATGACTGTACACAGGCGAAGGGGGAACCCTTTTTGTTTCAGTTTGCCCACGCCGGAGCTGGCAAACGGATGGGTGGAAACGACGAGTTTGGGGCGGAAGGTTTCAATCAAATCAGATAAACTGGCATACAGTGTCTGATGCAAGCACCACTGCAACCAACGTGGAAACAGTCGCCCATGGTGGCGCCCGTACACTTTTCGCCATAAGTTGGGCGCCCGTCTGATCATGCCCAGATACGAGGTCAAGAGCGCACGGTTGATTTGCGGTTGCAGCGCCCTCCCCAGCTCAATCAGTTGTACCCGCAACTCAGGACGGGACCGTTCAATGCCGTTGGCCAAGGCTTCCGCCGCGCGCGTATGACCGCTTCCAAAGTTTTCGGAGACCAGTAGGATATCGACGGGGCCATGAGCCACTGCATCATTGATTCTCGCCAATCCATCCCAGGCGCCCGTATGAGCGATCCGATCCATGTTTTCCTCCCCCTCTTCTTGCCGTCTCACATTCCCACATATCCACCCCAGCGAACGTGTTCCATCGCCGTTCGGTTTCAAGTTCCCTTATTATACCATATGTATGAGTCGCACTCTCCCATGTTATTCGCCGGACGATACAATATTCTCCTTTTCAGCCATCTTCTTTTTCCGGAACTCCCTTCTCATTTTGACTTGTTTCGAAAAAGGGTGCAACTTTGGTTACAAGAAACAGGCTTGCAAACACACCCGTTGCTCGTTCACACGGAGCAACATGACATCCAGTACAACCAGATCGACGTTTGCAGAATCGAGAATCGACAGTGCGTCCACTGTGAATCGTCCACTGTGAATCCTATTTGAACAGGGAACCTCCAGAGCAAAAGATGTATCCACGACTACATTAGATTGGGAAATATCCCGGACGGATGAAAGATGTGGTAGGTGGTAGAGATCGTGGGGCGCGGCTCCTGAAGATGCTGAGGCCAAAAAAACCGTAAGAGACGAAAAAAACCCCACGCCCCTAGCAAACGAGGTTTCGCAAGGCTGGCAATGGGGTTTTCCCCTCCCGCTTAGGAGGCGACCCGTCCCGTCATTGAAGCAGGACTACGATGACTTCGGGTAAAATCCAATTAATGTCTAAGTAAGATTTCAGTAAAGGGGTTCTCTTTCGTGATACTTGCTGGGGCTTTATTTTTTCAAACGATGTGGCTGCCGTTGTTTCATGGTTTGCACCTGTTTACCAATTCCTCACCGGTTCCATCCAAGCAACGCACTCCACATGACTGGTGTGCGGGAACATGTCCACCGGCTGCACTTCAAGGGTGTCAAAGCCCCGCTCCCGCAAATGACGGGCATCGCGTGCCAACGTAGCCGGGTTGCACGAGACATAAACCAACCGCTTGGGATGCATGTCCACCACCGTATCCAACAACACAGGATCACAGCCTTTGCGCGGCGGGTCCACCACGATGACGTCGGGCCGGATACCCTGTTCCCGCCACCTCGGCATCACTTCCTCCGCTTTGCCCGCCACGAACGTAACATGTTCGATTTCGTTGATCTGCGCATTGCGTTGTGCGTCTTCAATCGCCTCAGGCACCGATTCCACCCCGTACACCCACGCCGCGCCGTCGGCCAGATACAATCCGATAGTACCGGCACCGCAATAGACATCCATTACGATCTCCCGCCCCGTCAACCGGGCATACTGGCGCACCTGATCGTACAGCACACGTGTCTGGATGGGATTGACCTGAAAAAACGACTGCGGAGAAATCACGTAGGTCACTGGCCCGATCCGGTCACGGATCATCGGCTCACCCCACAACAAACGGTTTTCCCGACCCAATATCACATTAGTCCGACGGTCGTTGATGTTTTGTACCAGCGATTTCAACCGCGGCAGCGCATGCCTTAGTTCCGACACCAGCGTTTCTCGGTGTGGCAGCCGTTTTCCATTGGTCACCAGTACGACCATCATCTCGCCGGTAGCAAACCCGGTTCGAACCATGACATGGCGCAGCACCCCACGGTGGTTTTTTTCATCGTACGGTGGGATTCCCAATTCCTTGACCAGCCGCTTCACTTCCCGGACTGCCCGGTCATTGTCAGGATGTTGAATACCACATGTGTCCATGTCGACAATCGTATGTGTACCGGCGGCGTAAAAACCGGCAACCAGCTCCCCGCCGCGCAAGCCGAATGGCACTTGCGCTTTGTTGCGGTATGCCCACGGATCTTGCATCCCGATCACGGGCAAAACGGGCACCACATCCTCCCACCCGCCGATCCGTTGAAAACTGTCGATCACTTGCTGCCGTTTGATCTGTAACTGCTCCTCATAGCTCACGTGCTGCAACTGACATCCGCCACACCGTTCGAAAACGGGACAAGCCGGTTCCGTTCGTGCCGGGGCCGGTTCCAATATCTCCAACATTTGGCCGTGAGCGTATGTTTTTTTCACCTTCGTGATTTTCGCCCGAATTCGTTCACCGGTCAACGCCAGCGGGACGAACACGGTGAACCCCTCGTATTTTCCAACGCCGTCCCCGGTATGGCTCTGGCCGGTGACGGTCAGTTCGATGATTTCTCCCGTGGTAACAGGTGGTTTCATCTCGTTTGCTCCTTTGCTCCTCACCATCATTCTTCATCTGCTGTAACTCGTTCCACAGGGTCTCGGCTCGATTATACCAGAACCTTTTCATCCGGCGTTATTCGACCCTTTTGCAGCTGGCCGCGGGCACAACACCCGCAGATGACCCGGCAACGATTCACAAATACCGGGCAGGATTCCACCCAGCTCCCCATCCAGGTTCCAACGCAGCGGCTCATCCGATTCAACATAGAGGCGTCGCGCTTGAAAATACAAGACGCTCGGATCATAGATGTGCCCGCCCTTCCTCGCGATTCTGACCAACGGAATCAGATC
This window encodes:
- a CDS encoding mechanosensitive ion channel family protein; protein product: MLEKELDLAKPEIPAHPDHSVGLIQSMGDKISAIFKNPVDYLLLPLGQILLIVLITLIALRLVNRLIDHILKLSKTDSKRAVTMSKLIKSTARYSIYFIALLMILDRLGVNMTPVLAGAGILGLAIGFGAQNLVRDVITGFFLIFENQLEVGDFVEINGQITGTVEEIGLRVTKIREWNQRLHYISNGEITQVTNYNRDRMRAIVTVTVPYESDLGRVHEVLEEVCRDIHKRFSPYLLEEPSVFGVTNIERDGVQFTVTALSDPQEVWRIERELRKTIITAFQEHDIDVAYPRQILMSPPEIAMMRASTQPRESSESPSTKKQG
- a CDS encoding DNA-3-methyladenine glycosylase family protein yields the protein MKQVFPLRYPYSFEATVRRLTSFEKSSYRLHNGRLVRAIEAGGRPYVVEIGWQSEPRSLTVYVHGNPSEAERERVEAKLRRMFSVNVDLTPFYRQMEADPYLGPVITKRRGLHLVLDASVYECLIKTVISQQLNVAFAAKLIERLIDLAGERLTFEGESLPVFPSPERVAALEYEQLQVLQFNRRKAEYVIDISRQVVSGTLDLEALWTMEDEAVMERLLPLRGVGRWTVECLLLFGLGRPDLLPAADIGLRNAVRYVYGLAHQPGEEEIRKIGRDWSPWRSYATFYLWDALSEWKPKKKGG
- a CDS encoding 3D domain-containing protein; this encodes MFKHRAFWLIVGVITIIGLTHWGGDFPSSPQAYAEKKGLIAVRVQHGDTLYRIAKQHGTDVVTVARINHLHDPSHIRTGQILWVPETKQQTDAPLRESGSVPAMSRGVSMGDFTLTAYTAGPESTGKTPGHPDYGITASGAKAREGVTIAVDPRVIPIGSRVYIEGIGYRTAQDVGGAIKGNRIDVFMNDLSEARKFGVKKHVRVMLVPTSYVME
- the yfbR gene encoding 5'-deoxynucleotidase gives rise to the protein MNAFFAYLYRLRLIRRWSLMRNVMPENVAEHSYHVALLTHALCTIGIEVFGKKIPVEKAVTLALFHDVTEVITGDIPSPVKHHNDKLLGGFRELENLAAERLCDMIPEPLHRHYRPLIHGEDGDLHHWVKAADLLDAYLKCEMEISAGNREFAVARQEIERRLQSLDMPEVDYFLRHFGSSFTRTLDELHDMDDSDVNR
- a CDS encoding O-antigen ligase family protein; protein product: MDKQPSDIVIPDTGIYSKKLGQTDTRISAWIARFARFWVKGVISLKIESTQQLAIRIIHLLFLSILVSPWLPPLVTLGIGFLTPFFYKCKWPVRGWPEGIFLGFAFLSLISWAFNPSWFWWIPIGIIPIILFGLYYLLTIWIKHLTEWSWQQLQRLYLQFWLGGIYVAIVVLMQRWDLLPHEKSFWTYMLGFYPLWQTDMERSVGTAANSNLAAAMLICLALMSIYASSVVRGAWKKVGCFAIFALYSVAIWCTGSRGAWVGLLIGLLVQVWMTGNRRRTVLLFCALLLLGGVIYTNQTLIPREETLFATVEVRIFVWQHAFQIFREHWLLGVLPLHFGQLFAKLTGKYMFHAHNVFLGIATEYGVIGLGLFLALIVVTTYRARRWRKTANRKEEKRLAGLLISIIFALLGHGMYDYPIISPQIGLIFILSLIMIHAQYERRCLKKPDWSQELYMDNAAEKKMDKWEAALITVRSLWKALLGGRV
- a CDS encoding MGDG synthase family glycosyltransferase — protein: MDRIAHTGAWDGLARINDAVAHGPVDILLVSENFGSGHTRAAEALANGIERSRPELRVQLIELGRALQPQINRALLTSYLGMIRRAPNLWRKVYGRHHGRLFPRWLQWCLHQTLYASLSDLIETFRPKLVVSTHPFASSGVGKLKQKGFPLRLCTVITDFTAHGSWVHPEVDRYLVPTPQVREQLVQLGVEDCRIQVTGIPTDVQFWEEGNRLHARQRVGLLDKPTVLILGGGLGIGTDMLVQMAAKWKEEMQIVVCTGHNRKVYQWLRSDPSLKHPHIRVLGYTRRLSDWMDAADLILSKPGALTCSEAIAKGTPLLLYGSIPGHEEQNSRFLVSHGLAVQAKNEEELDACFAQLLRKPDRFQIIRENMLRWRKHIHPSNSVEAVLEMMVSEPSSEFLIKA
- the rlmD gene encoding 23S rRNA (uracil(1939)-C(5))-methyltransferase RlmD, which codes for MKPPVTTGEIIELTVTGQSHTGDGVGKYEGFTVFVPLALTGERIRAKITKVKKTYAHGQMLEILEPAPARTEPACPVFERCGGCQLQHVSYEEQLQIKRQQVIDSFQRIGGWEDVVPVLPVIGMQDPWAYRNKAQVPFGLRGGELVAGFYAAGTHTIVDMDTCGIQHPDNDRAVREVKRLVKELGIPPYDEKNHRGVLRHVMVRTGFATGEMMVVLVTNGKRLPHRETLVSELRHALPRLKSLVQNINDRRTNVILGRENRLLWGEPMIRDRIGPVTYVISPQSFFQVNPIQTRVLYDQVRQYARLTGREIVMDVYCGAGTIGLYLADGAAWVYGVESVPEAIEDAQRNAQINEIEHVTFVAGKAEEVMPRWREQGIRPDVIVVDPPRKGCDPVLLDTVVDMHPKRLVYVSCNPATLARDARHLRERGFDTLEVQPVDMFPHTSHVECVAWMEPVRNW